The DNA segment GGTCTGATGGGAATTTATTTATGGTAAAAAAATTAACTAATGTAACCAGTCTTAGCGGTAATGGGTTACGTGATTGGTTAATCCAGCGTACCACATCGGTGATTTTGGCAGTCTATATTATTTTTTTATTGGGATTTATTCTTTGTCATCAATCATTAGATTATGTCACCTGGCAGAACTTATTTAGTCATATAGGTATGCGTTTGTTTAGTAGCTTATTTTTATTGAGTTTATTTTGGCATGCCTGGATTGGCATGTGGACGATAGTGACGGACTATATTAAATCAGCGAGTTTACGTTTAATCACTCAACTCATTATTATCATTGCGCTATTCCTCTATTTTGTTTGGGGTTTAGTTATTTTCTGGGGCACAATCTAATGGCCTTGCCTACTTATAGTTTTGATGCCGTGATTGTGGGTGCGGGTGGCGCAGGTATGCGCGCGGCATTGCAATTGGCGCATTCTGGTCAGAAAGTTGCATTAATCTCTAAAGTATTTCCAACGCGTTCGCACACGGTTTCAGCACAAGGTGGTATTACCTGTGCCTTGGGAAATGCGCATGAAGATGATTGGCGTTGGCACATGTACGATACGGTGAAAGGTTCAGATTATTTAGGTGACCAAGATAGTATTGAGTACATGTGTAAAACCGGTCCTGAAGCGGTGTATGAGCTGGAACATATGGGCTTACCGTTTTCACGGATGGACTCCGGAAAAATCTATCAACGTCCGTTTGGCGGACAATCAAAAAATTTTGGTGGTGATCAAGCGGCGCGAACCTGTGCTGCTGCCGATAGAACCGGTCATGCTTTATTGCATACCCTGTACCAACAAAACATAAAAGCCAAAACGCATTTTTTTAATGAATGGTATGCCATTGATTTGGTTAAAACACCACAAGGCCAAGTCGCTGGACTCACTGCGTTGTGCATCGAAACCGGTGAAGTGGTTTTTTTTCATACACGCGCAACTATTTTAGCAACGGGCGGTGCGGGACGAATTTTTCAATCAACTACCAATGCGATGATTAATACCGGGGATGGTATCGGAATGGTGTTACGTGCAGGCTTTCCAGTACAAGATATGGAAATGTGGCAATTTCATCCGACCGGCATC comes from the Rickettsiella endosymbiont of Rhagonycha lignosa genome and includes:
- the sdhD gene encoding succinate dehydrogenase, hydrophobic membrane anchor protein, which encodes MVKKLTNVTSLSGNGLRDWLIQRTTSVILAVYIIFLLGFILCHQSLDYVTWQNLFSHIGMRLFSSLFLLSLFWHAWIGMWTIVTDYIKSASLRLITQLIIIIALFLYFVWGLVIFWGTI